The nucleotide window gagtgcgtgagagagagagagagagagagagagagagagagagtgagagtgagagtgagtgagagagagagagagagagagagagagagagagagagagagagagagagagagagagagagggagagagggagagagagagaaagagagaagaagagagagggagacagagagaaggggagagggagacagagggaaccTGAGGTTCGTGTATGTGATGGTGGGCTGTACTTCGGCAGGGATTGATGAATCTGCTGACTAAGGTCCAAGGCATGGAAGAGTATGTGTGGGAGTATTTGGGCCAGCGCCTACCCATGGGTGGCATTACAGAACTGTGCAAGAGAACTGTGTGGGCTGAGCCAGATAGGCCCGTGTGGGAGGAATCCACCTGTCTTTTCAGTTCAGCTTGTCTTAAAGAAAAGATGGGGGCTgaaaattattatgaaataacGCATGCTGAAATATAATCTTCAGCATTTTAGACATGCATATTCTATAAATTAACACATTATGTGTACATTTGGAGATGCTGAACAAATTGTTGCCACTTCAACATATTGTAAAATGACTTACTTGGTAAAATATCATTTCTAATGATTTGGCGCTTTTGATTTATTCAGTCTTGACAAGGAAATCTAGCGTACTCCAGACATATTCGTAATGGAGTGTAAATGCCTGGGcatgctgttgttgctgctgttgtgacatcacaatgactCTGTCCTGACCCTGTGGCCgtccctctctgcccaggatggaGGCCTCTTGCCTGGAGCTGGCCCTGGAGGGCGAGAGGCTATGCAAGGCTGGGGACTTCAAGGGGGGCACAGCCTTCTTTGAGGCTGCCGTCCAGGTGGGAACGGAAGACCTGAAGACCCTCAGTGCCATCTACAGCCAACTGGGCAACGCTTATTTCTACCTGAAGGAGTACGCCAAGGCCCTGGAGTACCACCGGCATGACCTCACCCTGGCCAGGTGTGCAAAATGATCCTCAGTAACTGCCGTCGTCATGGAAGGGTCCCTGCAATTTATAACCCTGAATATGTGCTGAGGAATATTGGGTTAAGTGTCTTAcgcaaaggtacaacagcactgaaccACTGCTGGCAACCCCtactccttatcactatgccacacagTTACGCAAATAAATTATGTTGAAAACTGTTATTCAAGCAGATGAATGTATAAAAAGCATGATTATACTTCACGTAACCTGagacacaaaagaaacattatAAACTGTAAACAGACAGGACCACATCACTATTTACAGGAAAAGCCACAATTTAACACACTTAACGTCGCAGTGTAAATCTAAGGTGGTACATAACGGCTGTGACTGTTAACATCTGAGCTTGCTGGAGGGTGATTGGTCACAGCGCTTACTTCTCTGATTGCACAGCTCTGTGAGGCTACAGGCCGTGCAATGAAGCACTTGGGTTACAGCATGCTGGGAATGCTTCTGCCCAAAAACCCCAGCCCATAATTCTCCACCCTGGAAACACGAGGCCAGGTCTTGACCCAACTCCCAAACCGCTCGCTTGATGTGATGTTAACGTTGGAAGAACGTGGATGTAATTCTTTATTTACAGTCAACGGAGAAAGAGGCAAGGTTGCTGTACTTCCCAGAGATGAGGCCAGAGGCTGATGCAGTGACAACTTCCTCAGAGCCAATAAGAAAAGAATAAAGTCACAGTGCAGCCAATGACTGTCCCCCAGAGAGCATCATGGGAACAGTGACTAGGATTATAGAAGAGCAGCAATAACTTTTCAGCTCATTCTGGaaacagtaataaaaagaaatgaatactAAACCAGACGCACGTTCTTTACATTTGAGACTTAAGAGTAAAATATATTACACTGACACACCTAGTTTTTATGGAGCTTCTACATCCTGTGTGGTAGTTCAGAGCCCCACTGATCTCCTGTATTGCACTTTTTTGGCAAATATGTGGGGTTTTGAAAACTGTTATGAGCTTGTTTCAGACACTACTCACTCTCCCCATTCCACATCATGGTGATTATAGGAACTCTCAATGATCATAACAGGTTTCACCCAGAGAGGGTCACAAAGCCTTCGGTGAGATGGGGGCAGTGGAATTCACAAAGCTGTCTGTTTCCAGGACGATAGGGGACAGGATCGGGGAGGGGAAGGCAAGCGGGAATTTAGGGAACACCCTCAAGGTCCTGGGACGTTTCGACGAGGCGGTGGTGTGCTGCCAGCGACACCTGGACATCTCTCAAGAGCAAGATGACAAGGTAGGTCTCCCTGCCCCGCATACACGCACTCCCTGATCATACGCTGTGAGTTCCCACTAGTTCGGGAAATGATAAAACAGCTCCTTCTGCGCAGTCTCACCCTCTCACGGGTGAGGGGGTAGCTGTGTGTCAGCAGCCCAGATTTGGAAGTCcctcatttacatttctggTAAGGCATTCTCACAGGATGCCAAATGCAAAGCATACACTTGCTGCAGGCCATTTTTGACCCCAGCGTGTCGGTTATGGAAGTCTTGTGAGGCACTGCGAGGACCACAGCTGAATTTCAGCAACCACATGGGACCCACAACATAGTTTCATCTGATGtgctgacatcactgtgacCCATGTCAGAGGACATCCTCAGAACCACATCTGCCGTCTCTATGGCATCTACACTGGGCAGATTGGGGATGTACAGGCTGGGGGTTGTACAGgggatgtacacacacacacacacacacacacataaattttgtattgtgtactgtactgtaagcagcttgtggtgtgtgtctctgcaggtggGCGAGGCCAGGGCGCTGTATAACATGGGGAACGTGTTCCACGCCAAGGGCAAGCAGCAGGCATGGGGCTGCACCCAGGGCCCCGGGGACCTGCCCTCAGATGTCAGAGACACCCTGCAGAGGGCAACGGCGTTCTACGAGTgagtttcccagcatgcactgcccTGCTGTGCCACACACGCTGACACGCACCGCACGGAGCCTGGAGAATTATACTGTGCATCTCACACCGACACAGCCTACGGCTAGTCTCTGGATCATCcgagggttgcaggttcaaatccagaGAGGTGAGCCGCTCTCCACGGGAGGAATAAATAATGCACTGCGATTTGTCCCTCTGAGGAGCTCCTTGTTAATGTATGAGTACaaggtgtttttgtgtgtccttGTCGCCTCCGACGCGCATTGCGGAGCGTAACGCCTTCCTACCTCGTTAAGGGAGATGAGCTGCTAAATGAGTCCCTCAGCGGCTCATCAGCGCTGGGCTGTgtgagagccccccccccacgcctGCCCCTCCCCTAAGAACCATGGGTGTTTATTACGAGACATCGATGACTCAGACACGGCACAGAGCTGGAGTATCAAAACACAGAGCGATTTCTTTTCAGAATCAATTAGATATGAAGAGTCCAGGCTGAACAGTCACAGAGTCCACTTTAAggcttcaagaaaaaaaaaatctggccaCACCAATACTCCCTGTCAGCACTAATTATACTGGATAATGTTTATAAGTAGGGCTGTGAGAGTATTGCATTACTTATTAAAAAGTAAAGGGAGTCCAAGATTACATTGTACTAAGGGATACCAAGATAATAATTTATCTGGAAAGAGAGTACAAGCTAGTTATAACAGTAGTGCtttgtaatttaatgttttttttctcattctaaTTACCTAGGTAGCTCTCTGGTGTTTGTGCACAAATACTACAGGCTGAATTTACTATGCACTGTATTTACTGGGAATAATAAAAATCCAGCAAGGTTTTCCCATTTGGCCTCATCTGCACAAGTTCCAGACTGTGTATTTCCTGTGAGGGATTTGATTAAATAACCCAGAGTCTGCAACAGTGACACGCAGGTATTCTTTGCATAAGAAATATCCCTGTAAGGTTTCAAATTGTGTGTGGAACCTTGTAGGGAAAACTAAGAGCCAGAAAGGGCTTCAAGCATAAACCTTCACCTGGAATCACGTTATTCCCACATCCATAAATTACTCAGcgcccttctctctctgctgtgtccgTCAGGATGAATCTGTCCCTGGTCAAGGAGCTGGGGGACCGGGCAGCCCAGGGGAGGGCTTTCGGAAACCTGGGGAACACCCACTACCTGCTGGGAAACTTTGTGGAGGCCATCAAATTTCACAGGGAGGTAAggtgccctctgctggaacaGTGGTGAACTGTGGATGGATAACAAAATGAGAGAGCCTATTGCCATATTAATTTTTGGTATGTTTGATCATCATCACCTGTTGCATTCTCGGGGTCCTTGCCTCAAAAAATGGTATTGTTCCATTGGTGGAGATGACCTCAGAAGAAACATGACAGAATCATtgaacaattattattattatttttttatcaaggAAGTATTCAGCTTGCAATGGTAGGAAATAGTATGTGATCAGAAATAAGCACTAAAAATGGCTCTACTGACACatggcatttacatttaatccaCCGTCAGACAAAACCAGAAAACCTTTATTGTGATATAGAAGGCATTCAAGGAAGTTGAAGAGGAGACAGGCTTAGCTATTTGCCTTTATGTCCTTTCCAGCGACTCTCCATCGCCAAGGAATTCGGGGACAAGGCAGCCGAACGCAGAGCCTACAGTAACCTCGGCAACGCCCTGATATTTCTGGGACAGTTCAATACTGCCACTGAATATTACAGGTAATATTACAGTAGTATTAAATACGACTTTGTATAAAGTATTCTGAGTACACTAAGATGTTTTCTTATCAATGTGGACTTGCCATCACAAGAAGACATATAAACAGagagatttatttaatgtgacttaataataataatagcattttcaaaaaatgtgtatgtgacagcacatttatacatttgtaaatgtatttccttGTAAGTTTGAATTGGACAGaaatatctctctctgtctctccccctctctctctctctccctctctcttgctgtctctttctctctctctctctctctgttcttgtCCTTCAGGAAAACGTTGCAGCTGTCCCACCAGCTGAAGGACCAGGTGATGGAGGCTCAGGCGTGTTTCAGCCTGGGGAACACCTACACCCTCCTGCAGCAGTACGACCGTGCCATAGATTACCACCTCAAACACCTGATCATAGCGCAGGAGCTTGCAGACAGGTAGGCACATgcagggttgtgtgtgtgtgtgtgtgtgtgttcataacTGTGATGCCTTTAACTGTGAGTTTATTTgcttgtgtgactgtgtgtttctcagtaCATCTGtctgcatgaatgtgtgtgaaggtgtggtatatgtgtaaatatgtgtatgtctgtgtagtGTCTATGCGTCTGTGTACTTGTATGTACTTGTGCTGTTGAGGCACGTTGGCAGTACATTGTATTCCTCACCTCCATTGAGGCCTTGGGGAGCCAGCCTTATTTCTGACAGTGGAGTGACAGtacctgtgtgtgcctgtgtctgacGGCAGGGTTGGGGAGGGCCGTGCCTGTTGGAGTCTGGGCAATGCCTACGTGTCTCTGGGAAACCCCCGCCAGGCCCTGCACTATGCTCGCAAGCACCTGGAAATCTCCAGAGAGGTGAGGGCAAGAGCGCAGCCCAAAACTCTGAGGGACACGCGACCAAATGCCCCCCAGATTTTAGAACTAGTATGCACCCAACaagaacacacactgacatcaccTCAGCAGCCTGGGTCTGGATTTGTGACACATTATTAGCTTCCTTTAGCAAGGTGACAGGGGTAAGCTTTCATCCACCATAGCACCTAATGGCTAGCTCACAGCTGATACAGtacacaataaataattaactaacaaataaattaatgaataaataacaatttaatATCAATCTTTCAAGCAGTCTGCTTGTTTCCTACATCCATCATTCTCGCTGTATATCCTTTGATAAATTTCTCTCTGGCCT belongs to Megalops cyprinoides isolate fMegCyp1 chromosome 5, fMegCyp1.pri, whole genome shotgun sequence and includes:
- the gpsm1b gene encoding G-protein-signaling modulator 1b isoform X3, with product MAQSASAVDQEPASKRLHSRMEASCLELALEGERLCKAGDFKGGTAFFEAAVQVGTEDLKTLSAIYSQLGNAYFYLKEYAKALEYHRHDLTLARTIGDRIGEGKASGNLGNTLKVLGRFDEAVVCCQRHLDISQEQDDKVGEARALYNMGNVFHAKGKQQAWGCTQGPGDLPSDVRDTLQRATAFYEMNLSLVKELGDRAAQGRAFGNLGNTHYLLGNFVEAIKFHRERLSIAKEFGDKAAERRAYSNLGNALIFLGQFNTATEYYRKTLQLSHQLKDQVMEAQACFSLGNTYTLLQQYDRAIDYHLKHLIIAQELADRVGEGRACWSLGNAYVSLGNPRQALHYARKHLEISREIGDRNGELTARMNVQQLMETLGMTEGDLSSCGSEFEMQGARPKFSQRNSMDSVDLWKYPSEKNGDSQDMDDPSRGTKDHISSPVRRKGPADSHSSEERHWLDSPLDTEDITVQVTPPKLGRDPSDEDCFFDLLSKFQSSRMDDQRCCFDEQQEDPCSVLTSPQTEELFDLIASSQSRRLDDQRVSVGNLPGLRITQNNLGHLWGDSDSQEPGDDFFNMLIKCQSSRIDDQRCSPPDPGPRAPTVPDEDFFSLIQRVQAKRMDEQRVHLPSEDQDGTDSDPEPPSGDS